Proteins encoded together in one Mus musculus strain C57BL/6J chromosome 16, GRCm38.p6 C57BL/6J window:
- the Ndufb4 gene encoding NADH dehydrogenase [ubiquinone] 1 beta subcomplex subunit 4 codes for MSGSKYKPAPLATLPSTLDPAEYDVSPETRRAQVERLSIRARLKREYLLQYNDPKRVSHIEDPALIRWTYARSANIYPNFRPTPKNSLLGAVAGFGPLIFWYYVFKTDRDRKERLIQEGKLDRKFNISY; via the exons ATGTCGGGTTCCAAGTATAAGCCTGCGCCCCTGGCCACTCTCCCCAGTACCCTCGACCCTGCCGAGTATGACGTGTCTCCGGAGACCAGAAGGGCGCAGGTCGAGCGCTTGAGCATAAGGGCCCGGCTTAAACGGGAGTATCTGCTTCAGTACAACGACCCCAAACGCGTGTCGCACATC GAGGATCCTGCCTTGATTCGCTGGACCTATGCAAGATCAGCAAATATTTATCCTAATTTCAGGCCCACTCCCAAGAACTCACTTTTAGGAGCTGTGGCAGGGTTTGGGCCCCTCATCTTCTGGTATTATGTTTTCAAAACAGACAGG GACAGAAAGGAAAGACTTATCCAGGAAGGAAAACTGGACAGAAAATTTAACATCTCCTACTAA